Proteins encoded in a region of the Anopheles ziemanni chromosome 2, idAnoZiCoDA_A2_x.2, whole genome shotgun sequence genome:
- the LOC131282709 gene encoding protein fem-1 homolog B → MIRESEELEQKKEAMLKYAMLRLSYAVKEGFYKQLLALLRDFPDEEDRRALINQEIYDFEDEENEHQVHTPLIIACMNGHADVVRVLLTQGPADLEKEGCVKLHGEMTQGVTALWVAAGLGRLNIVKLLIQHGAQVDHATRKGSTPLRAACFDGRLDLIQYLVAHQANVDTANVYNNTCLMIAAYKNYVDVLQYLLEQGARVNEQAQCGASALFYAAECGHVEVCERLLDHGAMLLRNTYGLTPALAAAERTREATVLVFLDRPNLLTREERIEVLELLGASYANDKNNYNVMKAFTYLMMGMEERYKDPENIIRKPTLPPVPAYEHWVECQTVQDLHAIRYNHNSLHMESLTIRERILGRKCPEVVHSIIFRGAVCADNGRFDRCESLWLHALRLRQQNGLSVQRDLLRFVQLFSQEFSINEPMHFEGVLAVLGACVDELRYNQQKLAQPGPRDDTEAIGEDYEMNVVTVLYLVTIVTKLLRIERFPRTEQQTLQAYQMIYQLNQLAVRLRDDQTLLHLSVNGVAPVDDFHTDDVCRFPCADTVKLLLKCGALVDVVDYERNTPLHTLVGTVDTSRLAANNMVEEVKEITEVLVQAGVHLDAVNSDGLKASQVCLHPEMAIFVKSYETRAINLRCLSARTIAQHRIPFRNQIPRQLVSFVECHCAPKG, encoded by the exons ATGATCAGGGAATCCGAGGAGTTGGAGCAGAAGAAGGAGGCCATGCTCAAATACGCGATGCTCCGGCTGTCGTACGCCGTGAAGGAAGGTTTCTACAAGCAGCTGTTGGCTTTGTTACGTGACTTTCCTGATGAGGAAGATCGCCGTGCGCTCATCAATCAG GAAATCTACGATTTTGAGGATGAGGAAAACGAACACCAGGTCCATACACCGCTGATTATAGCGTGCATGAATGGCCACGCGGATGTCGTCCGCGTCCTACTCACGCAAGGTCCTGCGGATCTGGAGAAGGAAGGCTGTGTGAAGCTGCACGGCGAAATGACGCAGGGCGTTACGGCGCTCTGGGTAGCGGCCGGCCTCGGGCGACTGAACATCGTTAAGCTGTTGATCCAACACGGCGCACAAGTGGACCATGCGACGCGCAAGGGTTCGACACCACTGCGGGCTGCCTGCTTCGACGGTCGGCTCGATCTGATCCAGTACCTGGTGGCGCACCAGGCAAACGTCGACACGGCCAACGTGTACAACAACACCTGCCTTATGATCGCGGCCTACAAGAACTACGTCGATGTGCTGCAGTATCTGCTCGAGCAGGGCGCACGTGTGAACGAGCAGGCTCAGTGCGGTGCCTCTGCACTTTTCTACGCGGCCGAATGTGGCCACGTGGAAGTGTGCGAACGGCTGCTCGATCATGGCGCGATGCTGCTGCGTAACACCTACGGCCTAACACCGGCACTAGCAGCCGCCGAGAGGACACGAGAGGCGACCGTACTGGTGTTTCTCGATCGACCCAATCTGTTGACGCGTGAGGAGCGCATTGAGGTGCTGGAGTTGCTCGGAGCGTCGTACGCAAACGATAAGAACAACTATAACGTCATGAAGGCGTTCACGTATCTCATGATGGGCATGGAAGAAAG ATATAAGGACCCGGAAAATATAATCCGCAAACCGACACTACCACCCGTGCCAGCCTACGAGCACTGGGTCGAGTGTCAAACGGTACAGGATCTGCACGCAATTCGCTACAACCACAATTCGCTGCACATGGAGTCACTAACCATCCGCGAGCGTATCCTCGGCCGCAAGTGTCCGGAGGTGGTGCACTCAATCATCTTCCGCGGGGCGGTTTGTGCCGACAATGGACGCTTTGATCGTTGCGAAAGTCTCTGGCTCCATGCGCTCCGGCTGCGTCAACAGAACGGCCTCTCGGTGCAACGTGATCTGCTGCGTTTCGTGCAGCTGTTTTCACAGGAGTTCTCCATCAACGAGCCGATGCACTTCGAGGGAGTGCTGGCCGTGCTGGGTGCGTGCGTGGACGAGCTGCGTTACAACCAGCAGAAACTGGCACAACCGGGCCCTCGGGACGACACGGAAGCGATCGGAGAGGACTACGAGATGAACGTCGTGACGGTGCTGTATCTCGTGACGATTGTCACCAAGCTGTTGCGCATCGAACGGTTCCCACGCACCGAACAACAGACTCTGCAAGCCTACCAGATGATCTATCAGCTAAACCAACTCGCCGTACGCCTGCGGGACGACCAGACGTTGCTGCATCTCTCGGTGAACGGTGTGGCACCGGTGGATGATTTTCACACGGACGATGTGTGCAG ATTTCCCTGCGCCGATACGGTCAAGTTGCTGCTTAAATGTGGTGCCCTGGTGGACGTGGTCGATTACGAACGAAACACCCCACTGCATACACTGGTTGGAACG GTGGACACGTCACGGCTAGCGGCCAATAACATGGTAGAGGAAGTAAAGGAAATCACAGAAGTTCTGGTGCAAGCAGGCGTTCACCTCGATGCGGTCAACTCGGATGGACTGAAGGCGTCGCAAGTTTGTCTCCATC CGGAAATGGCAATCTTCGTGAAAAGCTACGAAACCCGTGCCATCAACCTGCGTTGTCTATCCGCCCGAACAATCGCCCAACATCGAATCCCGTTCCGGAATCAGATTCCgcgccagcttgtgtccttcgTCGAGTGCCACTGCGCACCGAAAGGGTAG
- the LOC131282263 gene encoding maternal protein exuperantia-like: MVVGLDESKVDVEEQLCDESSFDECDTPAGVLSSKFDKTDVGINVNPLPYGKYTLIGIDIDTTGRRLIDEIVQISAFTPERQYAQYIMPLMNLNPAARQRHQVRVITVGFFRMLKSMQTYRVMKTKMEIQALNEFLDWLEERLREDEGSDGIVLVYHEQRKFVPYMVIEALKKYKLLDRFTASVKSFANGFKLAEEKCSKTIKYLSIRQLAKLVLDENDGARDGFEGNAAYRARMAFEISRRLATGEPGGATEFATPVSSPTETEPDYSTLDTKENSDPSTTEADKKDDCTGQSTADKTEHVEAVVKQEEVSVSPSTNALTEEEREKMCTVLCDFSSPISSEISELDEQEKILVRQNSLRPVFLLYFKTTIYHRVKAVTYRRVLAEFGYDYESLRQAWQENKREALEGIVGKIEELKEDERTELVELLDCHYDPEKQAFKPIVKRNKRHSSRGRPFFANKNGNVPQNQNGNNSQMAKENRKPFRQYGNQNGNHNGGNHMNNSNDGKPQQYFNNQQYNQGSPQSGMGNGGSPGKGFRQRNMRRRRGGNNQQNNNGQNQQQQLKNNHGNQQPFPNSNRHHHNYQTVPVHG; encoded by the exons ATGGTAGTCGGTTTGGATGAATCAAAGGTGGATGTCGAAGAACAGCTTTGTGACGAAAGCAGCTTCGACGAGTGCGACACGCCGGCTGGTGTGTTGTCCTCGAAGTTCGACAAAACCGATGTAGGGATCAATGTGAATCCGCTGCCCTACGGCAAGTACACTTTGATTGGTATCGATATTGATACGACGGGTCGTAGACTTATCGACGAAATCGTCCAGATCTCGGCCTTCACGCCAGAACGACAGTACGCGCAGTACATTATGCCTCTGATGAACCTGAACCCGGCTGCCCGCCAGCGGCACCAGGTGAGGGTGATTACTGTTGGATTTTTCCGCATGCTGAAGAGCATGCAGACGTACCGCGTCATGAAGACCAAGATGGAGATTCAGGCATTGAATGAGTTTCTCGACTGGCTTGAGGAGCGCCTTCGCGAGGACGAAGGATCCGACGGCATAGTGCTGGTGTATCACGAGCAGCGCAAATTTGTTCCATACATGGTCATCGAGGCGCTGAAGAAGTACAAACTGCTCGATCGGTTCACCGCATCGGTCAAGTCTTTCGCTAACGGCTTCAAATTGGCCGAGGAAAAATGCAGCAAGACGATCAAGTATCTATCGATCCGTCAGTTGGCGAAATTAGTGTTGGACGAAAACGATGGAGCCCGCGATGGATTCGAAGGAAACGCTGCGTATCGTGCAAGGATGGCTTTCGAAATTTCGAGACGTTTGGCTACTG gTGAACCGGGAGGAGCTACGGAATTCGCTACTCCTGTTTCTTCGCCAACCGAGACGGAACCGGACTATTCTACCTTGGACACGAAAGAAAATTCGGACCCATCGACCACCGAAGCAGATAAGAAGGATGATTGTACTGGACAGTCAACGGCTGACAAGACGGAGCATGTGGAAGCCGTCGTGAAGCAAGAGGAAGTTTCCGTTTCCCCTTCTACAAACGCCCTTACGGAGGAAGAGCGTGAAAAGATGTGTACCGTGCTTTGCGacttttcatctcccatttcttctGAAATCTCCGAGCTTGACGAACAGGAGAAGATCCTCGTGCGTCAAAATTCATTGAGGCCGGTATTTTTGCTCTACTTTAAGACGACAATCTACCATAG GGTTAAGGCTGTAACGTATAGACGAGTGCTGGCCGAATTTGGTTATGACTACGAATCTTTGCGTCAAGCCTGGCAAGAGAATAAGCGGGAGGCGCTGGAGGGAATCGTCGGCAAGATTGAAGAGTTGAAGGAAGACGAGCGTACAGAGCTTGTGGAACTTCTCGACTGTCATTACGATCCGGAAAAGCAGGCTTTCAAGCCTATTGTGAAACGCAACAAGCGCCATTCTTCTAGAG gACGTCCATTTTTTGCAAACAAGAATGGAAACGTTCCGCAAAACCAAAATGGAAACAACTCTCAGATGGCTAAGGAAAACAGGAAACCTTTCCGCCAATATGGTAATCAGAACGGAAACCATAATGGAGGCAATCATATGAACAATAGCAACGATGGCAAACCCCAGCAATACTTCAATAATCAGCAGTACAACCAAGGATCACCGCAATCGGGCATGGGAAATGGAGGCTCTCCCGGAAAAGGCTTCCGTCAACGTAACATGCGTCGCCGTCGTGGTGGAAACAACCAGCAGAATAATAACGGACAgaatcagcagcaacaattgAAGAACAATCATGGCAACCAGCAGCCGTTCCCTAATTCGAaccgtcatcatcataattATCAAACTGTTCCGGTACACGGCTAG
- the LOC131282731 gene encoding maternal protein exuperantia-like — protein MVVGLDESKVDVEEQLCDESSFDECDTPAGVLSSKFDKTDVGINVNPLPYGKYTLIGIDIDTTGRRLIDEIVQISAFTPERQYAQYIMPLMNLNPAARQRHQVRVITVGFFRMLKSMQTYRVMKTKMEIQALNEFLDWLEERLREDEGSDGIVLVYHEQRKFVPYMVIEALKKYKLLDRFTASVKSFANGFKLAEEKCSKTIKYLSIRQLAKLVLDENDGARDGFEGNAAYRARMAFEISRRLATGEPGGATEFATPVSSPTETEPDYSTLDTKENSDPSTTEADKKDDCTGQSTADKTEHVEAVVKQEEVSVSPSTNALTEEEREKMCTVLCDFSSPISSEISELDEQEKILVRQNSLRPVFLLYFKTTIYHRVKAVTYRRVLAEFGYDYESLRQAWQENKREALEAIVGKIEELKEDERTELVELLDCHYDPEKQAFKPIVKRNKRHSSRGRPFFANKNGNVPQNQNRNNSQMAKENRKPFRQYGNQNGNHNGGNHMNNSNDGKPQQYFNNQQYNQGSPQSGMGNGGSPGKGFRQRNMRRRRGGNNQQNNNGQNQQQQLKNNHGNQQPFPNSNRHHHNYQTVPVHG, from the exons ATGGTAGTCGGTTTGGATGAATCAAAGGTGGATGTCGAAGAACAGCTTTGTGACGAAAGCAGCTTCGACGAGTGCGACACGCCGGCTGGTGTGTTGTCCTCGAAGTTCGACAAAACTGATGTAGGGATCAATGTGAATCCGCTGCCCTACGGCAAGTACACTTTGATTGGTATCGATATTGATACGACGGGTCGTAGACTTATCGACGAAATCGTCCAGATCTCGGCCTTCACGCCAGAACGACAGTACGCGCAGTACATTATGCCTCTGATGAACCTGAACCCGGCTGCCCGCCAGCGGCACCAGGTGAGGGTGATTACGGTTGGATTTTTCCGCATGCTGAAAAGCATGCAGACGTACCGCGTCATGAAGACCAAGATGGAGATTCAGGCATTGAATGAGTTTCTCGACTGGCTTGAGGAGCGCCTTCGCGAGGACGAAGGATCCGACGGCATAGTGCTGGTGTATCACGAGCAGCGCAAATTTGTTCCATACATGGTCATCGAGGCGCTGAAGAAGTACAAACTGCTCGATCGGTTCACCGCATCGGTCAAGTCTTTCGCTAACGGCTTCAAATTGGCCGAGGAAAAATGCAGCAAGACGATCAAGTACCTATCGATCCGTCAGTTGGCGAAATTGGTGTTGGACGAAAACGATGGAGCCCGCGATGGATTCGAAGGAAACGCTGCGTATCGTGCAAGGATGGCTTTCGAAATTTCGAGACGTTTGGCTACTG gTGAACCGGGAGGAGCTACCGAATTCGCTACTCCTGTTTCTTCGCCAACCGAGACGGAACCGGACTATTCTACCTTGGACACGAAAGAAAATTCGGACCCATCGACCACCGAAGCAGATAAGAAGGATGATTGTACTGGACAGTCAACGGCTGACAAGACGGAGCATGTGGAAGCCGTCGTGAAGCAAGAGGAAGTTTCCGTTTCCCCTTCTACAAACGCCCTTACGGAGGAAGAGCGTGAAAAGATGTGTACCGTGCTTTGCGacttttcatctcccatttcttctGAAATCTCCGAGCTTGACGAACAGGAGAAGATCCTCGTGCGTCAAAATTCATTGAGGCCGGTATTTTTGCTCTACTTTAAGACGACAATCTACCATAG GGTTAAGGCTGTAACGTATAGACGAGTGCTGGCCGAATTTGGTTATGACTACGAATCTTTGCGTCAAGCCTGGCAAGAGAATAAGCGGGAGGCGCTGGAGGCAATCGTCGGCAAGATTGAAGAGTTGAAGGAAGACGAGCGTACAGAGCTTGTGGAACTTCTTGACTGTCATTACGATCCGGAAAAGCAGGCTTTCAAGCCTATTGTGAAACGCAACAAACGCCATTCTTCTAGAG gACGTCCATTTTTTGCAAACAAGAATGGAAACGTTCCGCAAAaccaaaatagaaacaactCTCAGATGGCTAAGGAAAACAGGAAACCTTTCCGCCAATATGGTAATCAGAACGGAAACCATAATGGAGGCAATCATATGAACAATAGCAACGATGGCAAACCCCAGCAATACTTCAATAATCAGCAGTACAACCAAGGATCACCGCAATCGGGCATGGGAAATGGAGGCTCTCCCGGAAAAGGCTTCCGTCAACGTAACATGCGTCGCCGTCGTGGTGGAAACAACCAGCAGAATAATAACGGACAgaatcagcagcaacaattgAAGAACAATCATGGCAACCAGCAGCCGTTCCCTAATTCGAaccgtcatcatcataattATCAAACTGTTCCGGTACACGGCTAA
- the LOC131281196 gene encoding MIP18 family protein galla-1 yields MLSFFRKKTSDDLTVSSSNGNANAKVGTGIVSNGPSLQELGYRNSNDLKETIYDFLRTIRDPEKPNTLEDLGVVYEEGIFVKEPTAGNVNVVRVEFNPTVPHCSLATLIGLCIRIKIERNINHNLKLDIYIKKGAHSTEDEINKQINDKERIAAAMENPNLRQLVENCIKEED; encoded by the exons ATGCTTTCATTTTTCCGCAAAAAAACTTCCGACGATTTGACCGTGTCGTCATCGAATGGTAATGCTAATGCGAAGGTTGGAACCGGAATAGTTTCCAATGGTCCATCGCTGCAGGAACTCGGTTACCGTAACTCGAACGACCTCAAGGAAACCATATACGACTTCCTTCGCACAATTCGGGATccagaaaaaccaaacaccttagaaGATCTAGGAGTGGTCTACGAAGAGGGCATTTTCGTGAAGGAGCCCACGGCCGGGAATGTCAACGTTGTACGTGTCGAGTTCAATCCAACCGTTCCGCACTGCTCGCTGGCTACGCTAATCGGATTGTGCATACGGATCAAAATCGAACGAAACATCAACCATAATCTAAAGTTAGACATCTACATCAAAAAGGGAGCCCATTCGACGGAGGATGAAA TTAACAAACAGATCAACGATAAAGAGCGAATAGCGGCTGCCATGGAGAATCCTAATCTGAGGCaattggtggaaaattgtatCAAAGAAGAAGATTAA
- the LOC131282730 gene encoding small integral membrane protein 14 gives MADEFDACECFWSHEIAMRRLLSLLRQGQSHCNDSECTDLPSLPEVNGGINFFLIIVALIFMAVMYVMRPASLRRGNDLNKALPPPSNDGPNNDGAPPSVS, from the exons ATGGCAGACGAATTCGACGCTTGTGAATGTTTCTGGAGCCATGAAATTGCGATGCGGCGACTATTGTCGTTG CTTCGACAGGGGCAGTCACATTGCAACGACAGCGAATGCACCGATC TTCCCAGTCTCCCAGAGGTCAATGGAGGAATTAACTTCTTTCTAATAATCGTGGCGTTGATTTTTATGGCTGTTATGTATGTGATGAGACCGGCTTCTCTCCGACGAGGAAATGACCTCAACAAAGCACTACCACCTCCATCAAACGAT GGACCCAATAACGATGGTGCACCACCTTCGGTATCCTGA